The Flavobacterium piscisymbiosum genome includes a region encoding these proteins:
- a CDS encoding APC family permease — MSEIEKKQEYKRELGLADAALLVASGMIGSGIFIVSADVTRNVGSAGWLILVWLIGGFMTLIAAVSYGELSGMFPKSGGQYIYLKEAYNPLVAFVYGWSLFTVIQTGTIAAVCVSFFKFLAYFFPLFSEDLVAFRIGDSFTISPAQLSSIVLLFVLTYINTKGVKLGKVIQKFFTGTKLISLLILIVFGFIFFKPEVWQANWTNPFHLQKLNPDGSFLQYTNTPAFWGAIASALVGTVISYDAWNNVTFVSDEIKNPKRNIGLSLLLGTAVVTIIYVSVNVMFTAVLPVEAIGTPEKDRVGIAAAQAIFGSSGTSIIALMILIASFGCANGMILSGARVYQSMAKDGLFFKKTAILNKHSVPANALWIQFFMAVILSLSGRYGNLLDMISFVVVLFYVITIAGIFVLRIKKPQHERPYRAFGYPFLPIIYIILGSAFCVLLIIYKPTYTWPGLIIAGIGIPVFYIREKFSKRKITDI, encoded by the coding sequence ATGTCAGAAATAGAAAAAAAACAAGAATACAAAAGAGAACTCGGTCTTGCCGATGCAGCCTTATTGGTGGCCAGCGGAATGATTGGTTCGGGAATTTTTATTGTGAGTGCCGATGTTACGCGTAATGTGGGATCAGCGGGCTGGTTGATTTTAGTTTGGTTAATTGGCGGATTCATGACATTGATTGCTGCTGTGAGTTATGGCGAATTGAGTGGCATGTTTCCTAAATCAGGAGGTCAGTATATTTATCTAAAAGAAGCCTACAATCCGCTTGTGGCCTTTGTATACGGATGGAGTTTGTTTACCGTAATTCAAACCGGAACTATTGCTGCGGTTTGTGTATCGTTCTTTAAATTTCTGGCGTATTTTTTTCCGCTTTTCAGCGAAGATTTGGTCGCTTTCAGGATTGGAGATTCTTTCACCATTTCGCCCGCACAACTCTCCTCTATTGTCTTGTTGTTCGTTTTAACGTACATCAATACCAAAGGCGTAAAACTGGGAAAAGTGATTCAGAAGTTTTTCACGGGAACTAAATTGATAAGCTTACTAATTCTGATTGTCTTCGGGTTTATCTTTTTCAAACCCGAAGTGTGGCAGGCAAACTGGACGAATCCGTTTCATTTACAAAAGCTAAATCCGGACGGTTCGTTTTTACAATACACTAATACACCCGCTTTTTGGGGCGCAATTGCTTCGGCATTAGTCGGAACGGTAATTAGCTATGATGCCTGGAATAATGTGACGTTTGTTTCGGATGAAATAAAAAATCCAAAACGAAATATTGGTTTGAGTTTGCTTTTAGGAACTGCCGTTGTTACGATTATTTACGTTTCGGTAAATGTAATGTTTACAGCCGTTTTGCCTGTTGAAGCTATTGGAACTCCGGAAAAAGATCGCGTTGGTATTGCTGCAGCACAGGCTATTTTTGGCTCAAGCGGAACTTCGATTATTGCATTAATGATTTTGATTGCTTCTTTTGGTTGTGCCAACGGAATGATTTTATCGGGCGCAAGAGTCTACCAAAGTATGGCAAAAGATGGTTTGTTTTTTAAGAAAACAGCGATTTTAAACAAACATTCGGTTCCTGCAAATGCGCTTTGGATTCAGTTTTTTATGGCCGTGATTTTAAGTTTAAGCGGTCGTTACGGAAATTTATTAGACATGATTTCTTTTGTAGTGGTATTATTTTACGTGATTACCATTGCCGGGATTTTTGTTTTAAGAATTAAAAAACCGCAACACGAAAGACCGTACAGAGCTTTTGGATATCCGTTTTTACCTATTATTTACATTATTTTAGGATCAGCCTTTTGTGTTTTATTAATCATTTATAAACCTACTTATACCTGGCCGGGATTAATCATCGCCGGTATCGGAATACCTGTTTTTTATATTAGAGAGAAATTTTCAAAACGAAAAATTACAGACATTTAA
- a CDS encoding SusC/RagA family TonB-linked outer membrane protein gives MKINLKHFLWLLLVLFVQLANAQGGSISGKVTDGKRVPIPGVNIVLKGTKISTQTDFDGNFKIAASKGDILIVSYVSFATVQVPASNLMTIELVETQNELEAVLVVGYGTQTKRNSTDNIARVTAKDIQQIPVSNLQNALVGKLAGVQVTQTNGKVEGGINIRVRGAASISAGSQPLYVLDGIPLITDNESSNGAPTNPLLTLSTSEIESIDVLKDASSAAIYGARGANGVVIITTKKGKDGKGTFSINFSQGVSEATHKKKWLNATQYVQLLQEAGRNVDDLESVEDELEYLAQGTDWRNGEVNTDWQKEALKTGYTTDADFSVSGGDDKTKYFFSGSYNKTIGIVDSNSLERLTARSNLSHKVSSRFTAGMNIGFSRSLIDRVQDDNEFTTPLQSVAQAPISQARLADGTANPNTEYANYLLAKDNSFWKTIMRRVTGKVFGELKILNSLKFNSDFSYDLLSQTEDYWQGKNAPFMATDGAVFATSVNTESYVFSNYFTFDKTFAEKHTINAVAGMEFNKYNRRYQDVQSIYFPNDNFQTVDGGAEVNEGHGSQTDYAFVSQFGRLNYSYDGKYLFKASVRRDGSSRFGKNNRFGIFPAFSAGWVISQEEFLKDNPVLSYLKIKGSWGKLGNAEIGNFASRQLYQTNPYNLKSGLTFYQPGNDDLTWEKSTQTDVGFEIGFLNKITFEADYYQKDTDGLLFDVPLPKSAGAGTSGTISKNIGKIRSNGFEFTLNTKNIETEEFKWNTSFNITTNQSKVKSLPNDNTDIISDFTINRVGENISSFYLVEYAGVDSQNGDALFVKNTKNADGSIDKSTTNDYSEAKRVISGNPFPTLMSGLTNTILYKGVDFTFTFQGEWGASIYNSAGLYQSTAADYFDNQTADQLNRWQKPGDITNVPQARFGGSNGTQNSTRYLEKSDFIRLRNVTVGYSLPKKTVSDMGMSNLRVYVTAVNLLTFTNYNGTDPEARRDDTSRTSPRAGEDFYSAPPARTIAMGVNINF, from the coding sequence ATGAAAATTAATTTAAAGCATTTTTTGTGGCTTTTGTTGGTATTATTTGTGCAATTAGCCAATGCACAAGGAGGATCTATTTCTGGTAAAGTTACAGATGGAAAGCGAGTACCTATCCCGGGAGTAAATATTGTCCTAAAAGGGACAAAAATCAGTACTCAGACTGATTTTGACGGAAATTTTAAAATAGCTGCCAGCAAAGGCGATATTTTAATTGTGAGTTATGTAAGTTTTGCAACAGTTCAGGTTCCTGCATCAAATTTAATGACCATTGAATTAGTTGAAACTCAAAACGAACTTGAAGCTGTTCTCGTAGTAGGTTATGGAACACAAACTAAAAGAAATTCAACTGATAATATAGCCCGTGTAACTGCAAAAGATATTCAGCAAATACCGGTTTCAAATCTGCAAAATGCTTTAGTTGGTAAACTGGCAGGTGTACAAGTAACGCAAACAAATGGTAAAGTCGAAGGAGGAATTAATATTAGAGTTCGTGGTGCTGCAAGTATTAGCGCAGGAAGTCAACCATTGTACGTACTTGATGGCATTCCATTAATCACTGATAATGAATCAAGTAACGGAGCTCCAACCAACCCATTACTGACTTTAAGTACAAGCGAAATTGAATCTATCGATGTTTTGAAAGATGCTTCTTCTGCAGCTATTTATGGTGCGCGTGGTGCAAACGGAGTAGTTATCATTACCACTAAAAAAGGAAAAGACGGAAAAGGTACTTTCTCAATCAATTTCTCACAAGGTGTTAGCGAAGCAACTCATAAAAAGAAATGGTTAAATGCTACACAATACGTACAATTACTACAGGAAGCCGGACGAAATGTTGACGATCTGGAATCTGTAGAAGATGAACTAGAGTATTTAGCGCAAGGAACAGACTGGAGAAATGGTGAAGTAAATACAGACTGGCAAAAAGAAGCTTTAAAAACCGGTTACACTACTGATGCTGATTTTTCGGTTTCAGGAGGTGACGACAAAACAAAATATTTTTTCTCCGGTTCTTATAATAAAACAATTGGTATTGTAGACAGCAATAGTCTGGAAAGATTAACGGCAAGAAGTAACTTATCACATAAAGTTTCTAGTCGTTTTACCGCAGGAATGAATATTGGTTTTTCAAGATCATTAATAGACAGGGTTCAGGACGATAATGAATTTACAACGCCATTACAATCTGTTGCCCAGGCTCCTATTTCGCAAGCCAGATTAGCAGACGGAACAGCAAATCCTAATACAGAATATGCCAATTATCTTTTAGCCAAAGACAATAGCTTCTGGAAAACCATCATGAGAAGAGTGACCGGAAAAGTATTTGGGGAATTAAAAATCTTAAACTCTCTGAAATTCAATTCTGATTTTTCATACGATCTTTTAAGTCAGACAGAAGATTACTGGCAAGGAAAAAATGCTCCTTTTATGGCTACTGACGGAGCAGTGTTTGCAACCTCTGTAAATACTGAAAGTTATGTTTTTAGTAACTATTTTACTTTTGATAAAACATTTGCAGAAAAACATACTATAAATGCGGTTGCCGGTATGGAATTTAATAAATACAACCGAAGATACCAGGATGTACAAAGTATTTACTTTCCTAACGATAATTTCCAGACCGTTGATGGAGGAGCAGAAGTAAACGAAGGTCACGGAAGTCAGACTGATTATGCCTTTGTTTCTCAATTTGGAAGATTAAATTACAGCTATGATGGTAAATATCTTTTTAAAGCAAGTGTACGTCGTGACGGTTCATCCCGCTTTGGAAAAAATAACAGATTTGGAATTTTCCCTGCTTTTTCTGCTGGTTGGGTAATCTCTCAGGAAGAATTTTTAAAAGACAATCCTGTTTTAAGTTATTTAAAAATAAAAGGAAGTTGGGGAAAACTAGGAAATGCTGAAATTGGAAACTTTGCTTCACGACAATTGTACCAGACAAATCCGTATAATCTAAAATCAGGATTAACATTTTACCAACCAGGAAACGACGATCTTACCTGGGAAAAATCAACTCAGACGGATGTTGGTTTCGAAATTGGATTCTTAAACAAAATTACTTTTGAAGCTGATTATTATCAAAAAGATACTGACGGATTGCTTTTTGATGTACCGCTTCCTAAAAGTGCCGGCGCTGGTACCAGCGGAACTATCAGCAAGAATATCGGAAAGATTAGAAGCAATGGTTTCGAGTTTACTTTAAACACTAAAAACATTGAAACAGAAGAATTCAAATGGAATACGAGTTTTAATATTACGACCAATCAATCTAAAGTAAAATCACTTCCAAACGACAATACAGATATTATTTCAGATTTTACAATCAACAGAGTTGGCGAAAACATTTCTTCTTTTTATTTAGTGGAATACGCAGGAGTTGATTCACAAAACGGGGATGCTCTTTTTGTAAAAAACACTAAAAACGCTGACGGAAGTATTGATAAAAGCACTACCAATGATTACAGTGAAGCCAAAAGAGTTATTTCAGGAAATCCGTTTCCTACTTTAATGTCGGGTTTAACCAATACAATCCTGTACAAAGGCGTTGATTTTACTTTTACTTTTCAGGGAGAATGGGGTGCCAGTATTTATAATTCAGCGGGATTATACCAATCAACAGCAGCTGATTATTTTGATAATCAAACCGCTGATCAGTTAAACCGTTGGCAAAAACCGGGAGATATTACCAATGTACCTCAGGCGAGATTTGGAGGTTCAAACGGAACACAGAATTCTACACGTTACTTAGAAAAATCAGATTTTATTCGTTTAAGAAATGTAACAGTAGGATATTCTTTGCCTAAAAAAACTGTAAGTGATATGGGAATGAGCAATTTGAGAGTTTATGTTACTGCCGTGAACCTGCTTACTTTTACCAATTATAACGGAACTGACCCTGAAGCAAGAAGAGATGACACTAGCAGAACAAGCCCAAGAGCAGGAGAAGATTTTTACTCAGCTCCGCCAGCGAGAACAATTGCAATGGGAGTAAATATTAATTTTTAA
- a CDS encoding LLM class flavin-dependent oxidoreductase, translating to MIEGKIETVAIRTPERVAEISWFNDIIGGDTAYLGVLDNDRRSSYEHCRDITLEAEKLGFSNILYPSAYTVGQDGLAFAASVAPETNKITFLLAVRTGEVHPPMLARAISSLDHMLKGRLILNIINSDLPGTREDPNLRYQRCSEVIQILQQGWTQDRISHKGEIYQFDLPSDPVKSYQQNGGPLLYFGGTSPGSRAVCAKHCDVFLTWPESEESMYATLKEMSERAAAEGRTIDFGLRIHVIVRETQEEARAYAKKLISKFDEKRGLEIRSRGEDSRSLGVLKQDELRETSDEEGYVEDILWTDIGKVFSGCGSGLVGSADQIIEKLNRYMDMGFRSFIFSGFPLIEEANYFAKLVLPRLPNASLPHLQGRIPQETPTTPLTNAELV from the coding sequence ATGATTGAAGGTAAAATTGAAACAGTAGCCATTAGAACCCCGGAAAGAGTCGCAGAAATTTCCTGGTTCAATGACATTATTGGTGGAGATACAGCATATTTAGGTGTTCTGGATAATGATCGCCGAAGCAGTTACGAGCATTGTCGTGACATTACATTAGAAGCAGAAAAACTAGGTTTCAGCAACATTTTATATCCATCAGCTTATACCGTAGGACAAGACGGATTGGCTTTTGCAGCAAGCGTTGCACCGGAAACCAACAAGATTACATTTTTGCTCGCGGTTCGTACCGGAGAAGTGCATCCGCCTATGTTGGCGCGAGCTATTTCTTCGTTAGATCACATGCTGAAAGGAAGATTGATCTTGAATATCATCAACTCTGATTTGCCGGGAACTCGTGAAGATCCTAATCTAAGATACCAACGATGTTCTGAAGTTATTCAGATTTTACAACAAGGCTGGACACAAGACAGAATCTCGCACAAAGGAGAAATTTATCAGTTTGATTTGCCATCAGATCCTGTAAAATCCTATCAGCAAAACGGCGGTCCATTATTGTATTTTGGAGGAACTTCCCCTGGTTCCAGAGCTGTTTGCGCGAAACATTGCGACGTGTTTTTGACCTGGCCGGAATCTGAAGAATCAATGTACGCCACTCTGAAAGAAATGAGTGAACGCGCTGCCGCAGAAGGAAGAACCATCGATTTCGGGTTAAGAATTCACGTTATAGTTCGTGAAACGCAGGAAGAAGCAAGAGCTTACGCGAAAAAGCTAATTTCAAAATTTGATGAGAAAAGAGGTTTAGAAATCAGAAGCCGTGGCGAAGATTCACGTTCGTTAGGTGTTTTAAAACAAGATGAATTAAGAGAAACTTCGGATGAAGAGGGATATGTAGAAGATATCTTATGGACCGATATTGGTAAAGTTTTCTCCGGCTGCGGAAGTGGTTTGGTAGGAAGTGCCGATCAGATTATAGAAAAACTAAACCGCTACATGGATATGGGTTTCAGATCTTTTATTTTTTCCGGTTTTCCTTTGATTGAAGAAGCGAATTATTTTGCCAAATTGGTTTTGCCGCGTTTGCCGAATGCATCGTTGCCTCATTTACAAGGAAGAATTCCGCAAGAAACACCTACAACACCTTTGACCAATGCCGAATTGGTTTAG
- a CDS encoding family 2A encapsulin nanocompartment shell protein yields MAEQKQQQTALGDVAARQLAIATRTVPQIGTISPRWLTHLLHWTPVESGVFRLNKVKDGSHIEVDCSARDERVLPNTFVDYIDNPREYNLAAVQTIVDVHTRVSDLYSKPYNQISEQLRLAIETIKERQESELINNKDYGLLSNVAKSQIIKTRTGAPTPDDLDELLTKVWKEPGFFLLHPLAIAAFGRECTRRGVPPPTTSLFGSQFLTWRGIPLIPSDKLPIVNGKSKIILLRTGESRQGVIGLIQPGLQGEQSPGLSVRFMGINEKAIASYLVSLYCSLAILVDDAIAVLEDVEIGKYHEYKY; encoded by the coding sequence ATGGCTGAACAAAAACAACAACAAACAGCATTAGGAGATGTTGCAGCAAGACAATTAGCAATTGCAACTCGTACGGTTCCTCAAATTGGGACAATTTCACCACGTTGGCTGACGCATCTTTTGCATTGGACACCAGTAGAATCAGGCGTATTTCGTTTGAATAAAGTAAAAGACGGAAGCCATATCGAAGTCGATTGTTCTGCACGTGACGAAAGAGTTTTACCCAATACTTTCGTAGATTATATCGATAATCCAAGAGAATACAATCTGGCAGCAGTACAAACGATTGTAGATGTACACACAAGGGTTTCTGACTTGTACAGCAAACCATACAATCAAATTTCTGAACAATTACGTTTGGCTATTGAAACGATCAAAGAACGTCAGGAAAGCGAATTAATCAACAATAAAGATTATGGATTGTTGAGTAATGTTGCAAAATCTCAAATCATTAAAACCAGAACCGGTGCGCCAACTCCTGACGATTTAGACGAATTGTTGACAAAAGTTTGGAAAGAACCTGGTTTTTTCTTGTTGCATCCTTTAGCAATTGCTGCTTTTGGCCGCGAATGTACACGTCGCGGAGTTCCACCTCCTACAACGTCTTTATTTGGATCTCAGTTTTTGACATGGAGAGGGATTCCGCTTATTCCATCGGATAAATTACCTATCGTAAACGGAAAATCGAAAATTATTTTATTACGTACGGGCGAAAGCCGTCAGGGTGTTATCGGATTAATTCAACCGGGATTACAAGGCGAGCAATCACCAGGATTATCGGTTCGTTTTATGGGAATCAACGAAAAAGCAATTGCCTCTTATTTGGTATCTCTTTATTGCTCATTGGCAATTTTAGTCGATGATGCTATTGCAGTTCTTGAAGATGTAGAAATAGGAAAGTACCATGAGTATAAATACTAA
- a CDS encoding family 2A encapsulin nanocompartment cargo protein cysteine desulfurase has protein sequence MSINTNHDGLPNIEDLQFLANELFKSLPNEFPKEISLSPDRNEHPRATKIAETLLNTGNLSGNSATTLPLQNVATPPSGAPAFSGFGASPTVANYGSGASALYPNAGAGFDPQSGVSPSGIPHGNNVNVNNPQTGFHDVNFKNGGTAQSNEENLFSQLLLNHNYLPFQTESSSFETELKEALSFVDTNFTKRVDFPLNGNEIPNSYYFLEQNPFAFDQRNSNLIVGNTFEKPDFGNVSGSRFDANLIKKDFPILRETVNGKPLVWFDNAATTQKPQSVIDRIAYFYEHENSNIHRAAHELAARASDAYEAAREKVKTFLNASSVNEIVFVRGATEGINLVAQSWGDHNLVAGDEIIVSNLEHHANIVPWKRLADKKGLKLRVIPVDDDGQILLDEYSKLLNSKTRLVAFTQVSNALGTVTPAKEIVKMAHAVGAKVLIDGAQSVSHMKVDVQDLNPDWLVFSGHKLFGPTGIGALYGKEELLNEMEPYQAGGNMIQDVTFEEIKYHKAPNRFEAGTGNIADAIGLGAAIDYVTKLGIDAIGQYEHQLLDYATKLLKEIPGVRLIGTAKNKASVLSFNLQGYTNDQVGQALNREGVAVRTGHHCAQPILRRMGVETTVRPSLAFYNTTEDVDTFIKTLWELKKVRF, from the coding sequence ATGAGTATAAATACTAACCACGACGGTTTACCCAACATTGAGGATTTGCAGTTTTTGGCGAACGAATTGTTCAAGTCATTACCTAACGAGTTTCCTAAGGAAATTTCGTTAAGTCCTGATCGAAATGAACATCCGCGTGCAACAAAAATTGCAGAAACTTTGTTGAATACCGGGAATTTAAGCGGTAATAGTGCAACAACTCTTCCGTTACAGAATGTAGCAACACCACCTTCTGGTGCGCCTGCATTTAGTGGCTTTGGAGCTTCGCCCACTGTTGCCAATTATGGTTCAGGAGCTTCGGCTTTATATCCTAATGCCGGAGCCGGATTTGATCCTCAAAGTGGGGTTTCTCCATCAGGAATTCCGCACGGAAATAATGTCAATGTCAACAATCCGCAAACGGGTTTTCATGATGTCAATTTCAAGAATGGCGGAACGGCACAATCGAATGAAGAAAACCTTTTTTCGCAATTGCTTTTAAACCATAATTATCTGCCTTTTCAAACCGAAAGTTCTTCTTTTGAAACGGAATTAAAAGAGGCGTTGTCTTTTGTTGATACCAACTTTACAAAGCGCGTTGATTTTCCGTTAAACGGAAATGAAATACCAAATTCGTATTATTTTTTAGAACAAAATCCGTTTGCTTTCGATCAGAGAAATTCAAATTTAATTGTTGGAAATACTTTCGAAAAACCAGATTTTGGGAATGTCTCAGGTTCTCGTTTTGATGCTAATCTGATCAAAAAAGATTTTCCTATTCTAAGAGAAACTGTAAACGGAAAACCTTTAGTCTGGTTTGATAATGCTGCTACTACCCAAAAACCACAATCGGTTATTGATCGTATTGCGTATTTCTACGAACACGAGAATTCGAATATCCATCGTGCAGCACATGAACTTGCCGCTCGCGCCTCTGATGCTTATGAAGCCGCTCGTGAAAAAGTAAAAACGTTTTTGAATGCAAGTTCTGTAAACGAAATTGTATTTGTTCGCGGTGCTACAGAAGGTATCAATCTGGTGGCTCAAAGTTGGGGCGATCATAATCTGGTTGCCGGAGACGAAATCATTGTGAGCAATCTGGAACATCATGCGAATATTGTTCCGTGGAAAAGATTGGCGGATAAAAAAGGCTTGAAATTAAGAGTAATTCCCGTAGACGATGACGGACAAATTTTACTGGATGAATATTCTAAACTACTGAATTCTAAAACCCGTTTGGTTGCTTTTACACAAGTTTCAAACGCACTTGGAACTGTAACTCCTGCCAAAGAAATTGTAAAAATGGCACACGCTGTTGGAGCAAAAGTTTTAATTGACGGAGCACAATCAGTTTCGCATATGAAAGTGGATGTTCAGGATCTAAATCCGGATTGGCTGGTATTTTCCGGACATAAACTTTTTGGTCCAACCGGAATTGGCGCTTTATACGGAAAAGAAGAGTTACTAAACGAAATGGAACCCTACCAAGCTGGCGGAAACATGATTCAGGATGTGACTTTTGAGGAAATAAAATACCACAAAGCACCGAATCGTTTCGAAGCCGGAACCGGAAATATCGCTGATGCCATTGGTCTTGGCGCTGCAATAGATTATGTTACTAAACTTGGTATTGACGCTATCGGACAATATGAACATCAATTACTGGATTATGCCACAAAACTATTGAAGGAAATTCCGGGTGTAAGACTGATAGGAACGGCGAAAAATAAAGCAAGTGTACTTTCTTTTAATTTACAAGGTTATACCAACGATCAGGTTGGTCAGGCTTTAAACAGAGAAGGTGTTGCAGTAAGAACCGGACATCATTGCGCGCAGCCTATTTTGCGAAGAATGGGAGTTGAAACTACTGTTCGGCCGTCTTTGGCTTTTTATAATACTACAGAAGATGTTGATACATTCATCAAAACATTGTGGGAACTTAAAAAAGTTAGATTTTAA
- the cysK gene encoding cysteine synthase A → MKYQNILETIGNTPHVKLNKIFPEHQVWIKIEKSNPGASIKDRIALAMIEDAEQKGLLNPDSIIIEPTSGNTGIGLSLVAAVKGYKVILVMPESMSIERRKIMNAYGAEFVLTPREKGTLGAVEKAKELALSTPNSFLPFQFTNPANVEIHEKTTAQEILQDFPEGIDYLITGVGTGGHITGVSKILKQHFPNLKTYAVEPALSPVLSGGSPAPHPIQGIGAGFIPEVFNRDYVDLVIPVEKEDAFYFAKRLPKEEGIFAGISTGASLAAISKQINKIPKDAVVLTFNYDTGERYLSVDELFDPLS, encoded by the coding sequence ATGAAATATCAAAATATACTAGAAACCATAGGCAACACCCCCCACGTAAAACTCAACAAGATTTTTCCGGAGCATCAGGTTTGGATTAAGATCGAAAAGTCGAATCCGGGGGCGAGTATCAAGGACCGGATTGCATTGGCAATGATTGAAGACGCCGAACAAAAAGGACTTTTAAATCCTGATTCGATTATTATAGAACCTACTTCGGGAAATACCGGCATTGGGCTTTCATTGGTTGCTGCAGTAAAAGGATACAAAGTGATTCTGGTAATGCCGGAATCGATGAGTATCGAAAGACGAAAAATCATGAATGCTTATGGTGCTGAATTTGTTTTAACTCCAAGAGAAAAAGGAACTTTGGGCGCAGTAGAAAAAGCAAAAGAATTAGCCTTATCAACTCCTAATTCATTTTTGCCTTTTCAGTTTACGAATCCGGCAAATGTTGAGATTCATGAGAAAACAACGGCTCAGGAAATTCTGCAGGATTTTCCGGAAGGTATCGATTACCTCATCACGGGAGTTGGAACGGGCGGACATATTACGGGAGTTTCTAAAATTTTGAAACAACATTTTCCTAATCTTAAAACCTACGCGGTCGAACCTGCCTTATCACCGGTTTTAAGCGGAGGATCTCCTGCCCCGCATCCTATTCAGGGTATTGGCGCGGGGTTTATTCCGGAAGTTTTTAATCGGGATTATGTCGATTTGGTCATTCCGGTTGAAAAAGAAGATGCTTTTTATTTTGCTAAAAGGTTACCAAAAGAAGAAGGAATTTTTGCAGGAATTTCGACGGGAGCTTCGTTGGCGGCGATTTCAAAACAAATCAATAAAATCCCTAAAGATGCTGTTGTTTTGACTTTTAATTATGATACCGGAGAACGATATCTTTCGGTTGACGAATTATTCGATCCGCTTTCATAA
- a CDS encoding serine O-acetyltransferase — protein MNSFYQEIANNHQSLLILPQKKVIHQFIEDLFSVLFSNTSKRFGDLSIIKNKFEVLEKQFNEIVIDYSSKKEDSFEQTQLFFEALPNLYKKTLNDADTIFRKDPAAKSIEEVLYAYPGFFAIAVYRFSHQIWNQDLKLLARTFSEYAHIKTSIEIHPGAQIGNDFAIDHGTGIVIGETTIIGDNVQIYQGVTLGALSVKKEEAFIKRHPTIENNVIIYSNSTILGGQTVVGRDSIIGGNVWLTYTVPSNSVVYHKNEIKVKDNNPFPEPIFYSI, from the coding sequence ATGAATTCATTTTATCAAGAAATAGCAAACAACCATCAGAGTTTATTGATCCTTCCTCAAAAAAAGGTAATTCATCAGTTTATTGAGGATTTATTCTCTGTTTTATTTTCGAATACTTCAAAGCGTTTTGGAGATTTATCTATTATCAAAAACAAATTTGAAGTTTTAGAAAAGCAATTTAATGAAATCGTAATTGACTATTCATCCAAAAAAGAGGACAGTTTCGAGCAAACTCAACTTTTTTTCGAAGCATTGCCTAATCTGTACAAAAAAACATTAAATGACGCCGATACTATTTTTAGAAAAGATCCCGCCGCAAAATCCATTGAAGAAGTTCTGTACGCTTATCCCGGATTTTTTGCGATTGCCGTTTACCGGTTTTCACATCAAATCTGGAATCAGGATTTAAAACTTCTCGCACGAACCTTTTCTGAATATGCGCACATCAAAACCAGTATCGAAATTCATCCAGGCGCGCAAATAGGCAATGATTTCGCCATAGATCACGGAACCGGAATTGTAATAGGCGAAACCACGATTATTGGCGATAATGTGCAAATCTATCAAGGTGTTACATTGGGCGCTTTGAGTGTAAAAAAGGAAGAAGCTTTTATAAAAAGACATCCTACGATTGAAAACAATGTAATTATTTATTCGAATAGTACGATTCTGGGCGGGCAAACTGTTGTGGGAAGGGATTCTATTATTGGAGGAAATGTCTGGCTAACTTATACGGTTCCGTCAAATTCTGTGGTGTATCATAAAAATGAGATTAAAGTGAAGGATAATAATCCGTTTCCGGAACCTATTTTTTATTCGATTTAA